ttacaatacgcgtgagtcatattgtaatacacgtgagttatgaatcacgcgtattacaatacacgtgaattatattacaaccacgtgaattatattgggatattccagaacataaTACACGTAATACACGTGTTTATATAAGTCACGTGAATTAgattacaaccacgtgaattatattgggatattccagaacataaTACACGTATACACGTGTTTACATaattcacgtgaattatattacaatacacgtgaattcatgatacctattacaaccacgtgaattatataaacacgtgaattttatgatacctattaccacgtgaattatattacaatacacgtgaaatAATTCAGtatttacaaaacaatatacaacaataattcagtgtttacaaaacatgttacaacaataattcagttgTTTACAAACAATATACaccaataattcagtgtttacaaacaacttcatggctctaaatctggtggtacaacctgactgcccacttttctctatatacTTGCATATTCTTTGATATGCAATGTTCTAGACCAAGTTTAGTAGTCAGGTACTCTAAagacattaatacaaaaacgtcacagtccccactccattctgcttttggtacttcagggtgtgggattctatgaaatctaaaagtttcatttatcatgttaggatacctggccatttcaacttcagacattgctttatgaaggaagggcggcaacatctcacaaatggctttcatgaattttccgaattcTTCATCCTTGAAAATTGtctgatcgcaatcataaacatcaattctccattcttgcaatcgAATACACACAATACCCAGTGTaggttgttgaggttgaggGGGAAGTAAATAACATCAACACTGCTCCAACCGGGCATATGTGTTATCTTCTCTACCCCAGTGGTAGTGGTAAAAGACTTCAGAGAAAGTATGGCCAGCTGGTTTTATCTGGATCAATCGAGTCAGCACAAAATCGTCATAGTATGAAGTAATCAAAGGGCCAAACTGGCAATCTAAGATGGTGAAATCCGCCGGGTACGACTTAGGGTAGGCGAATGCTCTTGCTCTTAGCAGACAAATTGCTGCATTCATCTCCACATCAGTTAGCCACTTATTTAACCTCAGAATTGTAGTGAAGAACTTAAGGTCTCCAACACCATCAGGGAGTTGAACCTCTTTAAATCTAGCCCCTTTCGCAAATTCTTTCTTGAACTCTTTCCTCAGTTTCTCATTACAAGTCGACATAGGATCGAGAacaatcgtcttctttcttggACGAGGGACGATGTAGGGACTAAGTAAAGCTTTCGACGccgtcctctttctcttaaataggatgtgggatgcatcttccagtaccaccacatcctcatctatccgcttgtcctccttcttctcttccttcttctgcacaacgaaatgatcgtccaccttctctgcaccaccctcctacccctctgcacccccttcctacccctctgcacccccctcttacccctctgcacccccttcctacccctcttcacaacgaaatcatcgtccacctacaagaaatcattgaattaggcaacaaaagtcttcaattagtccaaatgcaagaattgcaTACCTCATCTCATTATCCTCCACCTCTGCACCCccctcctacccctctgcacccccttcctacccctctgcacaacgaaatcatcgtccacctacaaagaaatcattgaattaggcaacaaaagcccttcaattagtccaaattcaagaattacctcatcttcattatcctccaccttctcttccaccttctcttccaccttctcttcaaccttctcttcacctcctcttccacctcctcttccaccttctcttcaaccttctcttccacctcctcttccacctcctcttccaccttctcttcaaccttctcttccacctcctcttccacctcctcttccacctcctcttccaccttctcttcaaccttctcttcaacatcatcttcattatcttccacctgcttctccacctgcttctccacctgctcctccacatgctcctccaccttctcctccaaattcccaacattctccatttcctacaaaaaccagaaaaacccttcaattagtccaaatgcaagaaataggcaaagtgcgcgaattgcaccaaatgcaagaaatgcatacctcagtattgttttccccatcttgaactgtcttctccatttccaacaacggcccatcctacaaaaaccagaaaaacccttcaattagtccaaatgcaagaaataggcaatgtgcgcgaattgcaccaaatgcaagaaatgcatacctcagtattgtgttccccatcttgaactgtcttctccatttccaaattcccaacattctccatttcctacaaaacccagaaaagcccttcaattagtccaaaagcaagaaataggcaaagtgcgcgaattgcaccaaatgcaagaaatgcatacctcgaaatttttttccccatcttgaactgtcttctccatctccatcaaaagcccatcctacaaaaaccagaaaagcacttcaattagtccaaatgcaagaaataggaaaagtgcgcgaattgcaccaaatgcaagaaatgcatacctcgaaatttttttgcccatcttcaactgtcttctccatttccaacaacggcccatcctacaaaaactaGAAAaacccttcaattagtccaaatgcaagaaataggaaaagtgcgcgaattgcaccaaatgcaagaaatgcatacctcaaaATTTTTTtgcccatcttcaactgtcttctcctccaaattcccaacattctccatctccaacaacggcccatcctacaaaaaccagaaaaacccttcaattagtccaaaagcaagaaataggcaaagtgcgcgaattgcaccaaatgcaagaaatgcatacctcgaaatttttttccccatcttcaactgtcttctcctccaaattcccaacattctccatctccaacaacggcccatcctacaaaaaccagaaaaaacccttcaattagtctaaatgcaagaaataggaaaagtgcgcgaattgcaccaaatgcaagaaatgcatacctcgaaattttttccccatcttcaactgtctgctcttcattttcattgtcctccccaaCAGTGGTTTCTCCAAGAGCCCAACAATGTCTTTTttctgtccatcctacaataaacagaaaagcccttcaattagtccaaatgcaagaattaggaaaagtgcgcgaattgcaccaaatgcaagaaatgcatacctcagtatttttaacaccgtcttcaactgtcttctcttcattttcattgtcctcctcaacattatttttctccacaagcccaacattgtcttcctcttgtccatcctacaataacagaaaagccttcaataagtcgaaatgcaagaaatgcaccaattatacaaatgcaaggaaatgcaagaaatacatacctcaacttcattatcctccacaagcccaacattgtctttctccaaaatcagcacatcattgtcttcctcttgtccatcctacaataaacagaaaagccttcaattagtcgaaatgcaagaaatgcaccaattatccaaattcaaggaaatacaagaaatacatacctcaacttcattctcctccacaagcacagcattgtctttctccaaaatcaccaCATCATTGTCCTCAGTGTTCACCTCAAAATCCCCCTCgtccttttcttcttcattctccttctttttctccccttgttgtagttgctttaacatccgtttaatgagaattatgtcatctctcatttcggttttgatgagacttatttcatttctcatttcagttttgaagagaGTCATTTCGTTTCTCATtacagttttgaattcatttagctccttcgaaagttgatccaatctacatctatcgtggggagttgttgctgttggagttgggggagaggattcttcgtcttcgtcttcttcttcttcttcgtcttttctactcgtggcgctctcgacagaataagagctgctggtgctggtgctggtgctgggggtagggttgcgggttcttcttcttgtggaaggtttggctttggctggagtaatttgtcttttcttcctcatgacagtttttttatgaggaactccatcgtcaatatctccaaatttcctctttctgcagtcaagatcaaaaaagacatcataaacattacctcccatatcttcaaagtcatccccaaCATATAAGAccttctcttcttcagacaattccattttcttaacaatcgtgccttgcagggcagtgtgaagatcagaggcagtgctcttcctctttgatttgtactgtattattcttgggcagacaggctcttcagtttgaagcgtcgttttaattgcaagattggggacaaacgtttggatcacctcataagtccacacttgtaaggctagtgcgaacccatatacggtataagaaacatcgacatctttgtctttgtctttgttcttcttccccgaggcggcatccttcttctgcagatacagcttcctgtagcgatcaaggtctctggtcaaacccttcatggttgctctaaaggccacctttccccatggaaaattgaggaaggtgtcgatgtcatcgaccatgctgaagagtttcatatttattatcctcctcgggtcaagggcaaagagataatgggaaacaaggtataccagccccaatttccatgcatcttccctgtcagagcaggacaggaattttgaatgaaggtctcctattctaataagtggaatacgtttaaaatatttaagaaccaaagttggagattcttcaacctggttgaaaattgtttgctcagtagggaatctcccaaaattgagacctgtaaccaatgcaaactccctcatcccgaagcacagctcttctccattcacaaggaacttcatctccatagaatttgagctggacttcctgaggagcatgtggtgtataatcattcctgagaaacgcagtaacgggtgccctttgaataagaatctgaattgggtttcctctaccctttcagttagattcatcttggcaaacttggcagcaatatttcccatattggttttccaggataccctcccagcaaactcgggtattgtagtggactccatctacaaaacaaggaagaagatgggaataagcaaatcgaattaaccattgagaaatgcttgcaaatttcttaatagattaaggtgcagtaaaggtgcagtaatacattaaggtgcagtaatggACAGTTCTAAAGACATTAAGCAtatgatgtgtcatttcttaGATCAACAACTCATcctgtctcattggcattctattaaACGTAAAGCAGTAAAGCAGAATAAGAACAGACGAAAATGAAGCAGTAAAGCAACAAAACAGATAAACCCTAAGCCTACACAGTCAAAGAAAACACAgaaataccatttcttcacaagaacataacaaacacggaaatgtcatttcttaaacgagaaatgaatgaataagcgtgaaatgcatgcatgcagaataagaacattcatacaatactcgtcatatacacactaaaagcatttacacacatCAACGAAACgagaaccaaaccctaaaccctaaatacatcaatataaatcaatatagaCGGCATAATACacttctaaaccctaaaccctaacactgAAAGCCCTAAACTTACCGGAATATGTCGAATAGACGGCGGAAaaagacgatgatgtcgaaTAGAGTGGAAAGTCGATGACGTTGAACGAGGAACGATGTTGAgtgaacgatgatcttgatcgatgttgaaggaagtcggcagttgagaagacgtggttttggaagtcggagtgggagggagaatcggggtggttttgtttaaaattagggccgaaaaattatatatacgactaaagacgcgatttaccatggacgcgatttaatctgaatcgcgtgagttcatcaccgcgatttagattaaatcgcgtgcatggtaaatcgcgtacatttaaaaacgcgaattacgaatcacgcgtttcatctaaatcgcggtgatgaactcacgcgatttagattaaatcgcgtgattggtaattcgcgtctttgagcgtaagaaatggcgccgaaggggtatttccgacatttcgcagggcaaaagggccctttttgccaactttagtaggcgggggccctttttggaatttcccctattatggggccatttcatcaaatttccccataACTGTGGGTGAGATTTAGTACTGTGGCTACTGTCAACCACCCAAAATTGGTAGGACAATCATTTAATTGTAGCAGTCTCTGTTAGAacaattatttaacttttttccaCAAAAACTTGGTTGGAAACAGTTGAATTATTATACTATAGTTAGTTATGTTGTAGGTTGTATTTACATTATAATTTGCTACATCGATTGTAGGTTGTATTTATGATATAATTTGCTacactaattttaattaatataatatcctacaaaattataatcaaatatattttatctcatttagtgttaactttttttataattttacttttcatataatttatttaaatattaattaattatatacttattaaatcaattaattaaataaaaatattataataatataggtttatattttaatataaacatatatgttGGGTTAGGCTTCCTTCGGATTGACGCTATTTGAATCACCTAGAgcgaaaaaaaaaatattattttgataattttgaagaggtaatacatatttttgataataaaaaaaattaaaaagtattaatatatataaataaaataaaaaataataattaaaaatataaagtattttaatattttaattaatgaattaagtgatgtaattgattaaaatgaatgaaatgatatctcattttgttgggttattaaaataattcaaaccaaaCAATGTCTTAGGCCTTATTCgtcaaatgtttttatttttatttttacaaaattaattttctaatcaattattttaatttttacaaaattaattttttaatcaatcactTTTCACAAATTACACCACTcgtttcattaactaaaatattaaaatatcatctattttaaattattattttttattttatttttatatatcaatatttctttaaatttttttaccaaaaataattattaaatattcttaGAATCAACCCTCATTCTTCAATTTTTATCTTAtcttagttttttaaaaaatcaataccGAACTGCCTTAAATTATAgtgaatatataaatgtatttttttttttaaaataataaaatatttatgaaaaaaactcttacagatttatttaattatatttctactcatttataaattaaaatataattaaaaattagctTATTTAGTTggtgttaatatatatatatatatatatatatatatatatatatatatatatatatatatatatattaataaataggtatctttaattttatttttattttttatattaaatcatatttttgttaaattatttatttatactattaaaatgagcttataatatatatattttttatttttatataaataaagtctttctcattcaaaattattaaataaatttctattttaaatactattttatttattatcaattagtttcaccaaattaaaatgaaactaattaaatactaaattaattatatatatatatatatatttaaaattttaaaaataattatataaatgataaatatatttttaaattttataattgtacatattttaatataacaatttttttattaattattaaattttgtaaattataaattaataaatatattttaaaaatattatatatatatatatatattaataacaatttacgtatataattttatatgattgatataattgaaaaatgattaataaaataatagttaaaaatttaatttataaaaaaacaaaaatacaaattaataagagaatataataaaataaattaataattaatgaatcaatattcttaattttatttgaattgtaataaactaaataagaagactttaataatttattaaaatattaaataaaataatatttaaaatttaaaattgaatcattcattaatgtattattattaaacgtttttaataaaaagataagattttattgatattaaaaaaatatataaatatattataagctggttttaataaaaataaataaatgttatgattgaagagataaaaaaaaatataaatttacttcGCTCATCGGTTGTCGGCTATTTACTTGTTCCACATTTCTTCTCTCCGTTCTCGCCTTCAAGGGTTCGTGGATTCAAATGTTCTAGAGGATGCTGATGCAGACATTGAAGAGAAAAGCGATGAATGAGAAGGATTTGACATTGATTATATCTagattgataatatttaaagaatgttaactttattgaaatttctattttatgaatttttcaaattttagttacttTGTTAAACTatttgatcaattaatgtgtaaCGATAGATAAGACTCTTGTTCAGTATCtattatgactatttgatcATTTTCTTGAATTCTTATTTTCTAGAACTATTaatgagttttatttatttttatttgtagtgagaCAACTCACAGGTTGGCCCGCCTAACCCGCAATCCACCTTGAGTTGGGGATTTTTAGTCCGCCGGATGATAGATTCATCAAATGATGGGTTTTTGTGAATAAGTCCGTCCCGCCATGGATTGACTGTCTGACCGCTCTAATTTTGTAtacgtaaaaatataaatgagtttttgatattaaatttatcagacattcttatttaattttatttaattttgtttttttaaaaataaattttaaaattacatattaataaaaatttatcaaaaccaatcaattcatataatttattaaaacaatttaaattttttattttaaattaagttaataaaaaaatcaaattagattaagaaattttattttgaaagttataaatatataaatgaacaatgatttatttattattgatgatttataaaaaaaaaataatgtggttaatatttgaaaataaataatatattacatatataatatttataaaataaataaatttaataagataaaCTTTTAAGTCCTAATCAAAATACTTAACATTAACCCAAACTATATACTTGATGTCGGCCTCCTTATAAACACATGGTATTATATTTGGTCAATAATTATTTGAGAAGAACTTTTTCAGCCactaatatttatctaaaattgttttgtttttaattatttagaaacttAAATGAGTTGATTTGTAGggtgttaaattttatttctcttaatctactaattaattttctatatgtTCTCtctaattgaatttaaataaaatacattttttatacaaaaaaaaaatgatcaaatagGCTTTACCATTATCATTTTGGTAGTTAATTACAATGGTTGAATTTTCATTTCTTCTAGATATATACTCATAAGAATAACAAGttttagaaaatagaaaatttaaaattaaggaaGGTTGAAACAAACCTTTGCAAACAAGTCAACAGTGTATTTCCTTCAATTTAAGCTTATGGTAAGGTTGATtattaattaggataattccattataatattattgaaatgaTATTACataatgaaaatgaaacaaacattattattttccaaaCAAACAGGATTAAGCAAAGCAAAACGCAAGCAACAAATGAGAAATTTAAGTCTCTATCTGTTTCTTGCATGTAATGATGGCAAATTTGATCAAACCCTTGTTGTAACCTTGAATCATCAATGGCATAACTAAAGCCCCTTTGATGGTTTTCCATGGACTCCTGAACAATGAAACAAAACCCTTCCAAGTTAGTGCTGATTTGATAACAGCAGGCCAGAAAGGTGCAACATAATCAGTCCAATCAGCCACTTTGATTTCCTTAAGAGATTGTGAATGAAGAAGTTTCACATAATCAGATGAAGAACACCATGGAGGAAGATAATAAGAATTGCATATCTTTTTCAGTAATACTTGTTCATCTTCAAGCAATGTTTCTTCACCTGGTGAAAGATCCCTATGAACCCAAGTCACTATTATAATTCTTCCACCTGGAGCTGTTACACGAGTTAACTCATTTATAAACTTTGCTTTATCAGGCATGTGTTCTCCACTTTCCATGGACCAAACTAAATCGAATTCATCATCTGGAAATGGTTGTTCTAAAGCATCTGCAACTTGAAAGTTTGTCACATGTTCTAAACCTTTAACAGCAGCAAGTTCTTCAGCCCTTTTTGCTTGGACAGGACTCAAAGTGATTCCTTCACACTCTGCTCCATACTTCTTTGCCATATACCTAGATCAAGACAGTGTTATCAGATCtgttcaattcaattcaaaattcaataaCAATTAATACCTAGAACTGCCTCCTATTCCGCATCCAACATCG
The nucleotide sequence above comes from Impatiens glandulifera unplaced genomic scaffold, dImpGla2.1, whole genome shotgun sequence. Encoded proteins:
- the LOC124917824 gene encoding probable tocopherol O-methyltransferase, chloroplastic, whose protein sequence is MVIVKKQEDELKKGIADFYDESSGIWEDMWGEHMHHGFYDGAASSYDEVDHRYAQIRMIEEALLFAGISSDDHKPPKRIVDVGCGIGGSSRYMAKKYGAECEGITLSPVQAKRAEELAAVKGLEHVTNFQVADALEQPFPDDEFDLVWSMESGEHMPDKAKFINELTRVTAPGGRIIIVTWVHRDLSPGEETLLEDEQVLLKKICNSYYLPPWCSSSDYVKLLHSQSLKEIKVADWTDYVAPFWPAVIKSALTWKGFVSLFRSPWKTIKGALVMPLMIQGYNKGLIKFAIITCKKQIET